A window of the Microtus pennsylvanicus isolate mMicPen1 chromosome 4, mMicPen1.hap1, whole genome shotgun sequence genome harbors these coding sequences:
- the Gas1 gene encoding growth arrest-specific protein 1 translates to MDEDAHARSARDSDKLFQRPRCRRPRLISALHRVRRPLLPAMLAALLGGGGARKGTTPGALLCLMALLQLLGSAPRGSGLAHGRRLICWQALLQCQGEPDCSYAYSQYAEACAPVLAQRGGADAPGPAGAFPASAASFSPRWRCPSHCISALIQLNHTRRGPALEDCDCAQDEHCKSTKRAIEPCLPRTSGVGPGAGAGSVMGCTEARRRCDRDSRCNLALGRYLAYCGKLFNGLRCTDECRAVIEDMLAVPKAALLNDCVCDGLERPICESVKENMARLCFGPDAGNGAGSSGSDGGLDDYYDEEYDDEQRAGTAGGEQPLDDDDGLARPGGGAAGTGGRGDLPHGPGRRSSSSGSGGHWATRGAWTPLVCLLLLLLLGSHL, encoded by the coding sequence ATGGATGAGGACGCCCATGCCAGAAGTGCGCGGGACTCGGACAAACTTTTTCAGCGGCCCCGCTGCCGCCGCCCGCGCCTCATCTCCGCTCTGCACCGCGTCCGGCGGCCGCTGCTGCCCGCGATGCTAGCCGCGCTGctgggcggcggcggggcccgCAAGGGGACCACTCCGGGCGCCTTGCTGTGCCTTATGgcgctgctgcagctgctgggctCGGCGCCGCGGGGCTCGGGGCTGGCTCACGGCCGCCGCCTCATCTGCTGGCAGGCGCTGCTGCAGTGCCAGGGCGAGCCCGACTGCAGCTACGCCTACAGCCAGTACGCCGAGGCGTGCGCGCCGGTGCTGGCGCAGCGCGGCGGGGCTGACGCTCCGGGGCCCGCTGGCGCCTTCCCCGCTTCGGCCGCGTCCTTCTCGCCGCGCTGGCGCTGCCCGAGCCACTGCATCTCGGCGCTCATCCAGCTCAACCACACGCGCCGCGGGCCCGCGCTGGAGGACTGCGACTGCGCGCAGGACGAACACTGCAAGTCCACCAAGCGCGCCATCGAGCCTTGCCTGCCTCGCACCAGCGGCGTGGGCCCAGGCGCGGGAGCGGGCTCGGTCATGGGCTGCACGGAGGCCCGGCGGCGCTGCGATCGCGACAGCCGCTGCAACCTGGCGCTCGGCCGCTACCTGGCCTACTGCGGCAAACTTTTCAACGGGCTGCGCTGCACCGACGAGTGCCGCGCGGTCATCGAGGACATGTTGGCCGTGCCCAAGGCGGCGCTGCTCAACGACTGCGTGTGCGATGGGCTGGAGCGGCCCATCTGTGAGTCGGTCAAAGAGAACATGGCCCGTCTGTGCTTCGGCCCAGACGCGGGCAACGGTGCGGGCAGCAGTGGCTCGGACGGTGGGCTGGACGATTACTACGACGAAGAATATGACGACGAGCAGCGCGCGGGCACGGCGGGCGGCGAGCAGCCCTTGGACGATGACGACGGCCTCGCGCGCCCGGGCGGCGGCGCTGCTGGGACGGGCGGCCGCGGGGATCTGCCCCACGGGCCCGGGCGCAGGAGCAGCAGTAGCGGCAGTGGAGGCCACTGGGCGACCCGAGGCGCCTGGACCCCTCTTGTTTGCttactgttgttgctgctgctcgGATCACACTTGTAG